In Henningerozyma blattae CBS 6284 chromosome 6, complete genome, the following are encoded in one genomic region:
- the BRX1 gene encoding ribosome biogenesis protein BRX1 (similar to Saccharomyces cerevisiae BRX1 (YOL077C); ancestral locus Anc_3.129) produces MSSIYKALTTKDKKSGDKKFTDKQFINKQRTLLISSRGVNYRHRHLIQDLFSLLPHSRKEPKLDTKKDLNQLNEIAELYNCNNILFFEARKHQDLYLWLSKPPNGPTIKFYIQNLHTMNELNFTGNCLKGSRPVLSFDNRFDTSPHYKLIKELLIHNFGVPPTARKIKPFIDHVMSFSLVDDKIWVRTYEISHSARNKDEYEDTTDDLSLVEIGPRFVMTVILILEGSFGGPKIYENKQYVSPNVVRAQMKQQAAKEAKSRSDAAVERKIKMRENVLAADPLSNEVLMKE; encoded by the coding sequence ATGTCATCTATTTATAAAGCTTTGACAACCAAGGATAAGAAATCTGgtgataaaaaattcaccgataaacaatttattaataagcAACGTACTCTTTTGATTTCTTCTAGAGGTGTTAATTATAGACATCGTCATTTGATTCAAGACTTATTCTCTTTGCTGCCACATTCCAGAAAAGAACCAAAATTAGATACTAAAAAAGAtttgaatcaattgaatgaaaTTGCAGAATTATACAACTGTAACAATATCTTGTTTTTCGAGGCTAGGAAGCATCAAGATTTATACCTATGGTTATCTAAGCCACCAAATGGACCaactattaaattttatattcaaaatttgcATACTATGAACGAATTAAACTTTACTGGTAACTGTTTAAAGGGTTCCCGTCCTGTTTTATCTTTTGACAATAGATTTGATACCTCTCCACATTATAAGTTAATTAAGGAATTATTGATCCATAATTTCGGTGTTCCGCCAACTGCTAGAAAGATTAAGCCTTTTATTGACCATGTTATGTCTTTCAGTTTGGttgatgataaaatttgGGTTAGAACATACGAAATTTCTCACTCTGCTAGAAATAAGGATGAGTACGAAGATACCACTGATGATTTATCATTAGTTGAAATTGGTCCAAGATTTGTAATGACAGTCATCTTGATTTTAGAAGGCTCCTTTGGTGGTCCAAAAATTTATGAGAATAAGCAATATGTATCACCAAATGTTGTAAGAGCTCAAATGAAACAACAAGCTGCTAAAGAAGCTAAATCAAGATCTGATGCCGCTgttgaaagaaaaattaagatGAGAGAAAATGTGTTAGCTGCCGATCCATTGTCAAACGAGGTACTAATGAAAGAATAA
- the AVO1 gene encoding Avo1p (similar to Saccharomyces cerevisiae AVO1 (YOL078W); ancestral locus Anc_3.126), whose amino-acid sequence MDTVTSINKLRAQFLSTCPDQDQMRRVIKPFIPDDIKNRELLIEREVRDIYGYHNGRSRLEKLESPPISKNWMDNYTSIGKSRLGNTRKERNIISPTKTREKSILEDEDDEFDEKLIKELSVQQELQETFSNEHPNEGCQNSDEINGATGKLKNRKNTSPSLSGTKQSKSKDYDTTSNTNKNGVGLLNNNLNSNPSTNNIPHTPDSNADSDSSGSIKKQGNNKRPTLRFPRLFKGRKDSASGNTNNNSTGNSTSNNDIPQQEQFKKVSAEALIRKGSTTAASIFDMNFDYDEDLDEEEDDDDDDEEGEDDDGTLDDFNNSFFQMSFNGTAGKNNNNSASSVIVKRDSFEDANDFIASNDKITENHKSSGGHEKKNSTSKLDKIQTANDDDDNINTSDLSANVTNTSEGTNNQDKSNSNNNNADAITNKKRSHFSNMISRNPLIDSSKNNVKPEKTPLGRNKSDNTIKTSLPSDLKNDLGKSSTNTSAEINSTVNSELEEDEDDENDMFDLFSFMNERKMSNIDMEDRDSLSAGSSLTKQKSILSPHIDESIMRDEVLTPDGLDVLDSESSFGKSLLYSEFSNDDFSKESHPRGRMNIDSIRSDIGSLTIPSHSIPAYLDSYGMYHGQDDSILDTVFDKAAQRIKSTKIDCEEDIKNVPFSLPDHSIHGTTSRRPSNTSSVQRQHSQIMRHHNRSHSSNGRDYRRVFKGIDKVGDKEFKRSRKGSNESKLDSNLISKDLTTRRDSSVSMFITDKPKELPKPPPSVSQLSKLFNKKKEKKQDTSEILEYFSFVSGSNVPKNESISLNIFLQNSKKYQHNPFELNVRKTASVFEVIGYVLFKFITEFKPDNIEEDGLQPDLLRNPNNFSLHIVEEDGEPFEDNFGKLDRKISIQSISDNEVVLCLVNENERNENSIQTPLPFDVNGDIIDTTTNSNTDSKNETSLNQLSYYKPIVGLGSESTKASNTNTIEIKVYLYPNKNPKYNFTTIKVPITSNINDILVSYCKMKNMYPNEYSLLYPSKKMILDLNDTVLRLDGNHEVELISKKEARSLHLQKMKPDMKKPVLPTIQSNDLTPLTLEPAGSYLKPDNEESISEAQEVASTTNSSNTGKDKDTLTSKKSSKFKKQTAKMKLNLTSTTNASNAVNGLFKTKNSSKTSLHNPLPFYHTSSIQAIQDMDTNAENTGDSAYQDLVSGAYHKYKVWRRQQMAINKHERTLALDGDYIYIIPPDKHMHWHENVKTKSIHISRVILVKRSNRVPVNFKIFVEKGEENNLKRYYFEAVSSEECKEIVARIQNLQTAYRMNHK is encoded by the coding sequence ATGGATACTGTTACCTCAATCAATAAATTGAGGGCTCAATTTTTGAGTACATGCCCAGATCAAGATCAAATGCGAAGGGTAATAAAGCCCTTTATTCCTGATGACATAAAAAACAGAGAATTACTAATTGAAAGAGAAGTACGAGATATATATGGATATCATAATGGTCGTAGTAGACTAGAGAAATTAGAGTCACCTCCTATTTCAAAGAATTGGATGGATAATTATACTTCCATTGGTAAATCACGACTTGGAAACACGCGAAAGGAAAGAAACATAATATCTCCCACCAAGACCAGGGAGAAGAGTATACTGGAGGACGAAGATGATGAgtttgatgaaaaattaatcaagGAGCTGTCTGTACAGCAAGAGCTTCAAGAAACATTTTCCAATGAACATCCAAATGAAGGCTGCCAAAATTCTGATGAAATAAATGGAGCAACAGGGAAATTAAAGAACCGCAAAAATACATCTCCTAGCCTTAGTGGTACTAAACAATCAAAATCTAAAGATTATGATACAACTTCAAATACGAACAAGAATGGTGTTGGACTCCTCAATAACAATCTAAATAGCAATCCTAGCACTAACAATATACCGCATACCCCTGACTCAAATGCAGATTCTGATTCATCAGGGtcaattaaaaaacaaggcaataataaaagaccTACTTTGAGATTTCCAAGGCTATTTAAAGGTAGAAAGGACTCCGCTTCTGGTAATACAAACAACAACAGTACTGGTAACAGTACcagtaataatgatatacCACAACAAGAgcaatttaaaaaagtatCAGCAGAGGCGCTTATTAGAAAAGGAAGTACAACAGCAGCTAGTATATTTGACATGAATTTTGACtatgatgaagatttagatgaggaagaagatgatgatgatgacgacGAAGAAGGTGAAGATGATGACGGTACACTAGATGATTTCaacaattcattttttcaaatgagCTTTAATGGTACCGctggaaaaaataataataattctgcATCTAGCGTTATTGTTAAACGTGATTCCTTCGAAGATGCCAATGACTTTATTGCAAGCAATGATAAAATAACTGAGAACCATAAATCGTCAGGAGGtcatgaaaagaaaaactcAACTAgtaaattagataaaattCAAACTGCTaacgatgatgatgataatataaatacttCTGATCTCTCAGCAAATGTTACAAATACTTCAGAAGGAACAAATAATCAAGATAAaagtaattcaaataacaataatgcTGATGCTATAACAAACAAAAAGCGCTCACATTTTTCGAATATGATATCTAGAAATCcattaattgattcaaGTAAAAATAACGTCAAGCCTGAAAAAACCCCGCTAGGTAGAAATAAAAGTGATAACACTATTAAAACTTCATTACCAAGTGACTTAAAAAACGATCTAGGAAAATCTTCTACAAACACTTCAGCAGAGATTAATTCGACTGTTAATTCTGAActtgaagaagatgaagatgatgaaaatgacaTGTTTGACTTATTTTCGTTTATGAATGAAAGGAAAATGTCCAATATAGATATGGAAGATAGAGATTCCTTATCTGCTGGGAGCTCATTAACTAAACAGAAGTCTATTTTATCTCCTCATATAGATGAAAGTATCATGAGAGATGAAGTTTTAACGCCAGACGGTTTAGACGTACTTGATTCAGAATCATCCTTTGGAAAATCCCTCTTATACTCTGAATTTAGTAATGATGATTTTTCAAAGGAGTCACACCCTCGCGGCAGAATGAATATTGATTCCATAAGATCAGACATTGGATCGTTAACTATACCATCTCACTCAATTCCTGCTTATCTAGACTCTTATGGTATGTATCATGGGCAAGATGATTCAATTTTAGATACTGTATTCGATAAAGCTGCTCAAAGAATAAAATCTACAAAAATTGATTGTGAAGAAGATATAAAAAACGTTCCATTTTCATTACCAGACCACTCGATTCACGGAACGACAAGTAGGCGACCATCAAATACTTCAAGTGTTCAAAGACAACACTCACAAATAATGCGTCATCACAACAGATCTCATTCGTCTAATGGACGAGATTACAGGCGTGTCTTTAAGGGAATAGACAAGGTAGgtgataaagaatttaaaagaagCAGAAAAGGTTCTAACGAATCCAAATTGGATTCTAacttaatttcaaaagatcTAACGACCAGAAGAGATTCATCTGTAAGCATGTTCATTACAGATAAACCAAAAGAACTTCCTAAACCTCCTCCTTCAGTTTCACAGTTATCCAAGCTCTTCAATAAAAAGAAGGAAAAGAAACAAGATACCTCTGAAATTTTAGAGTATTTCTCGTTTGTTTCCGGATCTAATGTACCCAAAAATGAAAGTATAtctttgaatatttttctacAAAATTCGAAAAAATATCAGCATAATCCCtttgaattaaatgttAGGAAAACAGCAAGTGTTTTTGAAGTTATTGGCTAcgtattatttaaattcattacaGAATTTAAGCCTGACAAcattgaagaagatggtCTTCAACCTGATTTGCTTCgaaatccaaataatttttctttacatATTGTAGAAGAGGATGGGGAACCATTTGAAGATAACTTTGGTAAATTGGATCGAAAAATTTCTATACAGTCCATATCAGATAATGAAGTTGTCCTTTGCTTGGTGAATGAAAACGAAAGAAACgaaaattcaattcaaaCACCATTACCATTCGATGTGAATGGAGACATAATAGACACAACAACAAATTCGAACACTGATTCTAAGAACGAAACTTCCTTGAACCAGCTAAGCTACTATAAACCAATAGTAGGATTAGGCTCAGAAAGTACAAAAGCTAGCAATACAAACactattgaaattaaagtttatttatatccaaataaaaatccCAAGTATAACTTTACCACTATTAAAGTTCCAATAAcatctaatattaatgatatattAGTATCATATTGTAAGATGAAAAACATGTACCCAAATGAATATTCCTTACTGTATCCATCGAAAAAGATGATACTTGATCTAAATGATACAGTCCTAAGATTGGATGGTAACCATGAAGTGGAactaatatcaaaaaaagaagctCGATCGTTACACCTTCAAAAGATGAAGCCTGACATGAAGAAGCCAGTTTTACCAACAATACAAAGTAATGATTTGACACCTTTAACATTAGAACCTGCAGGTTCATATTTGAAACCAGATAACGAAGAATCCATTTCCGAGGCTCAGGAGGTAGCAAGTACTACAAACTCTAGCAATACTGGTAAGGATAAAGACACATTGACTAGTAAGAAGAGTAGCAAATTCAAGAAACAAACTGccaaaatgaaattaaatttaacaaGTACTACAAATGCATCGAATGCAGTTAAtggattatttaaaacaaaaaattcatcCAAGACATCATTACACAATCCATTACCCTTCTATCACACTTCTTCTATACAGGCAATTCAAGATATGGATACAAATGCTGAAAATACCGGTGATAGTGCTTACCAGGATCTAGTATCTGGTGCATATCACAAGTACAAAGTATGGCGTCGTCAACAAATGGCAATTAATAAACATGAACGTACACTAGCGCTGGACGGGGATtacatttatattattcCACCTGATAAACATATGCATTGGCATGAGAATGTCAAAACAAAGTCTATCCATATTAGTAGAGTGATTTTAGTAAAGAGATCTAATAGAGTACCCGTTAATTTCAAGATATTTGTGGAAAAAGGTGAAGAAAACAATTTGAAGAGATACTACTTCGAGGCAGTATCTTCTGAAGAATGCAAAGAAATAGTTGCAAGAATCCAGAATCTACAAACTGCTTATAGGATGAATCATAAGTAG